Genomic DNA from Hymenobacter jejuensis:
AAGCCGACTGCAACGGCCCAACGGTCCGGCAACCCCATCTTCCCCGGCTGGTACGCCGACCCTGAGGCTACCATTTTTGGCAAGGAATATTGGGTGTATCCTACCTATTCGGCCCCGTTTGATCAGCAGGTGTTCATGGATGCGTTTTCGTCGCCCGACCTGGTGCACTGGACCAAGCACCCGCGCATCGTCGATACGGCCAGCGTCCGGTGGGCCCGCCGCGCCATGTGGGCTCCGGCCGTGGTGCACAAGGGCGGGAAGTACTTCCTGTTTTTCGGGGCCAACGACGTGCACGAAGGCGAAGTCGGCGGCATCGGGGTGGCCGTAGCCGACCGGCCAGAAGGGCCGTTTAAGGATTACTTGGGCAAGCCGCTGATCGGCAACATTCACAACGGCGCCCAGCCCATCGATCAGTTTGTGTTTCAGGACAAAGACGGGCAGTATTACATAATTTACGGTGGCTGGTCGCACTGCAACATTGCGCGCCTCAAGCCCGATTTTACCGGCTTCCTCCCCTTCCCCGACGGCACCACTTACAAAGAAATCACGCCGCAGAACTATGTGGAGGGCCCGATTATGTTTCGTCGGGCGGGCAAGTACTATTTCATGTGGTCGGAAGGTGGCTGGACTGGGCCCAACTACTCGGTGGCCTACGCTGTGGCCGACTCGCCGCTGGGCCCTTTCCAGCGGGTGGGCAAAATCCTGCAGCAGGACCCTGCCGTGGCTACCGGCGCTGGCCACCACTCGGTTATTCAGGTACCCGGCAAAGACGAGTGGTACATCGTCTATCATCGGCGCCCGCTCACCGAAACCGACCAGAATCACCGCGTTACCTGCATCGACCGCATGTATTTCGACGCCCAGGGCCGCATTCAGCCCGTAAAGATTACCAAGGAAGGCGTGGCGCGGCAGGCGTTGTAATCGCGGCCAAGTACACCCCTTCTTTCAGGAATAAAAACGCCCTTAGGCCAAGTGGTCTAAGGGCGTTTAAAATTGGCTAGAGTAAACTCAAATCCAGCGGGCGGAAAATTTCTACGCTGCTATTTCCGGCTTTTCTTGCCTATGGGAGCAGCATTAGCCATCGCCGGGGCCACCAGTTGGCCGTTGCGCACAATTGTTTTTCCGTCTACTTCCACGGTAGCATTGCCAATAGCGAAGCTGTTGGCTGCCAAGGCTTTGTTATGGCCACCTAGCAACTCATTGTTGCCGATACCCACCAATACCATTCCGGCTGCGGTAGCGGGATTGAAGCCTTTCTGCTCCTGTGACTTCATGGCGGGGTTAAGGCCGATGGAGAAGTAGCCAACCTGCGTAGCATTAGCCTCGTTAGCTGCCACCCATTTCTGATAGTCTTCGAGGCCGGCTTCTGCTTGCGGGTTGGTAAACTGACCGCTTTTCAGATCGGCCTTAAATCCTCGAAAAGGTTTCCCATTCCACGTACTGGGCGATGCCGCTATTTTGCCCGTGGCAGAACTTTCCAGGCAAGTACCGTAAACCCGTCCGCCGGGGAGGGCGGCCGTGCGGCTCAGGATTAGCTTTTCCTGCTGATCGGCGGCCGTAACCACGCCGTCGTCGGTGAATATCGGACGGGCGTCGAGCTGAAACGTCAGGTCGGTGCCTGTAGGTGAGGTGATGTGCACCTTACGGCCTGTCGCCAGTAGCTGCTTCATTTGCTGCGCCTGGGCGGCGATGGCCGTGTAATCGGCGCCAATGCCTGCCCACACCATCTGCTCATAGCCCGCGTAGTCGAGCTGCTGGTTCGCCGCGTATTTTTTGCTGGGATAAGCAACCGATACACCGCGCAGCTTCGTGGCATCCAGCTTTTTATTTAGGCCCGCTTCAGCTGCCACCTTGTCGAATTTGGCCCCGCGTTCCGCCGTCATGCCGGCCAGCACAGCCTTGCCGTCTTCCAACGAGGGCAGCGAGATTAGTACATCGGCTCCCAAGAGCCAATTATCGCTTTTAGACGCCATAATCGCCGATTCCGGCATGTCGATGTCGATGGCCCGGGCTACCTTATCGGTATTGAGCAGCATCTCCGGTTGCCCACCGACGCGGGCTACTTCCACGGCAATGGCCTCCATGAGCGGCATGGTGTGTTGTCCGCCGGTAATCATCACTAGTTCACCGGGTTTCACCCCGGCTGAGGTGTTCACAATCTGCTTAGCCATTTGCTCATAATTCTGCCCGAGTACGGGGCTGGCCATTAGGAGCAGGCCTGCAAGCCAACCCGTTGTTGCGTAACTGTTTCTCATTCTGGTCGAGGTTTGGATTAGGTAAGTGAAAAAAGAAAAGGGTCCGGGAAAGCCATGGCTGGCTACCCCGGACCCTCGGTCATGGATAGGAAGTCGGTAGATTGTGGAATTAATTTTCTGATTTAATTTTACAAATATTTTTTATAACAATAACTATATCAAGGCACAACAGCTTCCAAACTTTCCGCCTATGCCGCGTTTCACCATTGTCAGAGGCTTTTTCTGTAAATAATTATTTACCAAAAGGTTACAACCAACAGTGCCGAGCTTATTTGGCGCGCGTTGCTGGCAAAGAGTAGACACGGAAGCCACGCGACCGGGCTTGTGTTGCGTGGTCGTCGCTCTGTGCGTGCGCGCAGGTAAATAAGCGCGCGTCAGAAGGGCTTAGGCGTCGGAGGCCGGTAGCTGCCAGCCGGTTTGCGTGGCCCACAGCTCGGCCGCTTCGTAGATCAGATGGAATACAGGTTCCTTGAGAAACAAATAGCCCTCGATGCTCGCCGGAAACAGGCTGGCGGCGCGGAGCTTCAGCAACTCATACTCGACACTGGCGTGGGCGCTGGCCCGCAAGTAATCCCGACAGAGCAGCGCGAAGCG
This window encodes:
- a CDS encoding aminopeptidase produces the protein MRNSYATTGWLAGLLLMASPVLGQNYEQMAKQIVNTSAGVKPGELVMITGGQHTMPLMEAIAVEVARVGGQPEMLLNTDKVARAIDIDMPESAIMASKSDNWLLGADVLISLPSLEDGKAVLAGMTAERGAKFDKVAAEAGLNKKLDATKLRGVSVAYPSKKYAANQQLDYAGYEQMVWAGIGADYTAIAAQAQQMKQLLATGRKVHITSPTGTDLTFQLDARPIFTDDGVVTAADQQEKLILSRTAALPGGRVYGTCLESSATGKIAASPSTWNGKPFRGFKADLKSGQFTNPQAEAGLEDYQKWVAANEANATQVGYFSIGLNPAMKSQEQKGFNPATAAGMVLVGIGNNELLGGHNKALAANSFAIGNATVEVDGKTIVRNGQLVAPAMANAAPIGKKSRK
- a CDS encoding glycoside hydrolase family 43 protein; amino-acid sequence: MKKSLLLSLLSSLILTQVAVSQTAKPAAKSKPTATAQRSGNPIFPGWYADPEATIFGKEYWVYPTYSAPFDQQVFMDAFSSPDLVHWTKHPRIVDTASVRWARRAMWAPAVVHKGGKYFLFFGANDVHEGEVGGIGVAVADRPEGPFKDYLGKPLIGNIHNGAQPIDQFVFQDKDGQYYIIYGGWSHCNIARLKPDFTGFLPFPDGTTYKEITPQNYVEGPIMFRRAGKYYFMWSEGGWTGPNYSVAYAVADSPLGPFQRVGKILQQDPAVATGAGHHSVIQVPGKDEWYIVYHRRPLTETDQNHRVTCIDRMYFDAQGRIQPVKITKEGVARQAL